In the genome of Diaphorobacter sp. HDW4A, the window GCGCGCGTGAAGGTGGTGCAGGCCGATGGCGACGAGGCGCGCTACGGCAATCAGAACGTGGATGGCTCGCGCAGCGTGCGCCACTTTCTGGCACCCATGCGGCGGGTGGGCGCGGCGGCGCGGCAGATGTTGGAGGCGGCTGCGGCGGCGCGCTGGTCGGTGCCCGCGTCGGAAGTCAAGGCAGTGCTGCACCAAGTGGTGCATGCGAAGAGCGGGCGCAAGCTGGGGTTTGGCGAGCTGGCGGACGATGCTGCAAAGCAGCCGGTGCCCACAGCCGGGCAGCGGCGACTGAAGAGCCAAGCGGAGTTTCGCTACATCGGCAAGGACAAGGTTCGCGCGATCGATCTTGAAGACATCGGCCGGGGCCGCGCCAAATATGGCATCGATCCGCACATGCCGGGCATGGTGTTCGCAGTGATCGCGCGGCCTGCGGTGCTGGGCGCCAAGGTCAAGAGCGTGAACAGTGATGCAGCGCTCAAGGTGCCGGGTGTGCTCAAGGTGGTGGAGATTCCGGCGTTCAGCGGCGCACCTGCGTTTCAGCCGCTGGGCGGGGTGGCGGTGGTCGCAAGCAACACCTGGGCCGCGATGCAGGGGCGCAAGGCGCTTGCCATCGAATGGGCCGAGAGCGAGCATGCGGTCTACGACTCCGCGAGTTATCGGCAGGCGATGGAAAAGGCCGCGCGTGAGCCTGGCAAAGTGGTGCGTAACAACGGCGATGCAGGTGCAGCGTGGAGCAAGGCGAGCGAGCGCCAGCGCGTCACGGCCGAGTACTACATTCCGCACCATGCGCACGCCACGATGGAGCCGCCTTCGGCCACGGTGTTAATTGACGGTGACCGCTGCGACGTTTGGGCCTGCGTGCAGGATCCACAGAATGCGCGCGACGGGGTGATCAAGCTGCTTGGCCTGTCCAGGGACAAGGTGGCGGTGCATCCGCAGTTGCTGGGCGGCGCGTTTGGTCGCAAGTCGAAGGCGGATTTCGTGTTCGAGGCTGCGACGATCGCCAAGGCCATGCCCGGCAAGCCGGTGAAGGTGGTGTGGACGCGCGAGGACGATATCCAGCACGACTTCTATCACGCGGTGTCGCTCGAGCATCTGGAGGCCGCCCTCGGCAGCGACGGCATGCCCGTGTCGTGGCTGCATCGCACCGTCGCGCCGACCATCAGCTCGTTGTTCAACGCGGCTGCGCAGGGTGAGAGCGCATCGGAACTGGGCATGGGAGCGGTGAACCTGCCTTGGCAGATTCTCAACTTTCGCGTGGAGACCGGCAACGTGCCCGCGCATACCCGCATCGGCTGGTTCCGTTCGGTCTACAACATTCCGCACGCCTTCGCGACGCAGTGCTTCATCGCCGAGCTCGCGCACCGCGCGGGCAAGGACCACAGGGCCTATGCGCTCAAGCTGATCGGGCCGGCCCGCAAGCTCCATCCACAGAAGGCGTTCGACGATGGCTGGAACTACTCCGAATCGCCCGAGGTCTATCCGTTCGACACGGGCCGACTGCGCGATGTGATCGAGGCCGCCTGCAAGGGCGCGCAGTGGGGACGCAAGCTGCCCAAGGGGCGCGGCTTGGGGCTGGCGTTCAGCTACAGCTTTCTGACCTATGCGGCCACGGTGATCGAGTTGGAGGTGAACGACAAGGGTGAGATCCGGTTGATCGCGGCCGACATGGCGCTTGACTGCGGGCCGCAGATCACGCCCGAACGCATCCGTGCACAGATGGAGGGATCGGTCGTCATGGGCATGGGCATCGCGATGATGAGCGACATCACCTTTGCCAAGGGCGCGGTCCAGCAATCGAATTTCAACGATTTCCTGATCGCAAGGCACAACGAGGCGCCGCCCATGGTTCGCACGCATCTGGTCAATAACCATCTGCAGACGCCGCCCGGCGGCGTGGGCGAGCCGCCACTGCCGCCCGTGGCGCCGGCGATTGCGAACGCGATCTTTGCCGCTACCGGCAAGCGCATGCGCGATCTGCCTATCCGTAAGGTGGAGTAGCAAGGTGATTGAGGGCATGCCGAGCACGTGCGTTGGTGCACATTGCCAACGCACGCTGCACTGCATGATGTGGCGATGCATTCCGTCGCATAGAATGCGGCGAAAGCAATGCATCGTGCACGACAGCACGCAGACCCCTCGCAAGGCGGCGGCAGAGCTTGCCTCTGCGGCGGATTGCAGGATTCCACGGGCAACACATGGATTACCGAACCAAAGAAGAACAAGTCGCCGATTACCTTCGTGAGCGCATCATCTCCGGCGTCTATCCGCGCGGCTCGCGCCTGAAGCAGGCCGAGATCGCGGAGGAGCTCAAGCTCAGCATCACGCCCGTGCGCGAGGCGCTCAAGCTGCTGGTGGCGGAAGGCTACGTGAGCGGTGATTCATACCGCGGTGCGCGCGTCGTGCCGTTCGATCCGGCAGCCTCCGCCGAGATTCTGAACCTGCGTCTGCTGCTCGAAGCGCAGTTGGTGCGCGGCGTGGTGCAGAACATCAACGCTCAAGATTTGTCGGAGCTGCATGCACTCGGCGAAGAATTCGCCAAAGCCTTCGCCGAGGGCGATCGTGCAGCCGCGCGCGGTGTGAACTACCGCTTTCACCGCCGCATGTACGACATCGCCAATCTGCCGCAGACGTTGCATTTCGTGCAGATACTGTGGGCGCGCTATCCCTTCGACGTGATCAACGCTGCGCAGAACCGTGGACCGGATGCTGTCGATGAGCACAACGAGATTCTCGAGGCCCTTGCCACCGGCGACGCGGCAGCCGCAATGATCGCCATGCGCAAGCACATCGAGTCGGGATGGACGGTGCTCAAATCGTCGGCACTCGCGACCGAAGACCAATAGGCAGGCAATAACCTTTGGCGGTTCATTGCCGTTGGTGCACAGGCTATGCTGTTCCTCACATGAAGTGAGACAACAGCCCATGACTGACTCTTCCCGATCGAACGCGGACAAGAAGTTTTCCGCACAACCCGGCAGTACGCCGCTGGTGTTGGATTCACCGCACAGCGGCACGGTCTATCCCGATGATTTTGGCGCGGCGCTGCCGCTTTACGTGCTGCGGCAAGCCGAAGACACACACGTCGAGAAGCTCTACGACTTTGCGCCGCTGATGGGGGTGGCTTGGGTCGAGGCGTTGTTCCCGCGCATCTACCTCGACGCAAACCGTGACACGACCGAGATCGATGTCGATCTGTTCGATGGTGAATGGCCGCACGATGTGACCGAGGACGAGGTCACGCTGCAGAAGGTGCGTTTGGGCAAGGGCCTGATCTGGCGGTTCACCGACGACGGGCAGGCGATCTACGAGCGCCAACTGACGGTGGAGGAAGGCCAGCGGCGCATCTCCGAATGCTGGGTTCCCTATCACGCGGCGGTGTCGGATGCCATCGATGCGGCACATGCGCGCCATGGCTACAGCATCCACATCAACTGCCACTCGATGCCGTCGATTGCGGCCAGCCATGCCACGCTGCACCCAGGGCTCGAACATGCGGACTTCGTGATCGGCGACCGCGACGGTACAACGGCATCGCCCGCGCTCTCCAACATGGTGTGCGACTTCCTGCGCTCGCGCGGCCATGACGTGGAATACAACCACCCTTACAAGGGCGTGGAGTTGGTGCGGCGCTACGGCAAGCCAGAGGAGCACCGGCACAGTATCCAGATCGAGATCAACCGCCGGATCTACATGGACGAGGAGACGCTGGAGATCGTCCAGCCGGGCTTCGACAAGCTCAAGCAGGACCTGCGCGATCTGGTGGAGTGGCTGCTCAAGACCGATCCGCGCAAGCTTTGAGCATTGCGCGGCTGTGTTCGCTCAAGCGCCGCAATGCTTGAGTGGCTTGCCCAGCAGCGCAGTGCGCAACTGGCTTTCGGCCTTGGTGCGCAGGGCGTCGTCTGCGGTGGGCAGTCGCAGCGTGTAGACGTTGGTTTCCTTGCGCTCGACCACGACACGCGCGGTGCGCACACCCTTGCTGGTGAGTTGCGTGAGTGCGCGCTGTGCCGCCTCGTCCGTCGAGAAGCGGCCGAGCGAAAGACCCGGCTCGAAGGCTGTGCCGGGGCGGTCGTAGTCGATCTGCAGGTTCTTGAGTTCGGCGCGCTTCTTGGCGACCGCTTCGTCGTCGGGGAGCTTGCCGATGTAGACCATCCAACGGCCGGGAACCGGCGTGGGATCGAACTTCCAGCTGTTGGTGGGCAGGGCGCTCTGGGCGGCGATGCGCAGGGTCTGCATCTGCTGTTCGTCATACGAGCCGGCCTGCAGGCAGACCGTGCGCTGCGGTGCGGTGGGGGGTGGCGTCGACACAGGAGCGGCAGCTGCCACCGAGGCGGTGCTGGCCGGTGCACTTGGTGCAGAAGCGGGGGCGGTGGCCACCACGGCGGAAACCGTGTCGGATGCGGTAGAAGCGGCGGAAGCCGTTCCTGACGCCTCAGAAGCTGGCGCGAGCGCCGCCGAGCTGATGGGCGTCACCTGCATCTTCTGCGGATCGATCTGCAGGTCGAGGCGCTGCGGCTCGGCCTGTACTGTGGGCCCCCAGCCCATGGTGCGCAGCATGCCCTGAGACCATGCATAGTAGCCCGCGTTGGCGAGCAGCAGAACGATGACGGCGATGCGCAGCATGATGAGGTGACCCCTTCCCTTGTCTGTGTTTTATGTACGGTTGGCGCGCAGATTATGCGGACTGTCCCGGCAGTGGCTGGCCGACGGGACGCACGCTGATGTCGCCGCTGGTGATGGCTTGCAGTCCAGCGGCGGTATTGATCAGCAGCGTGCCATCGTCCGTCACGCCGCTTGCCATGCCGCTCGTGCCATCGCTCAGATGCACCTGGCGCCCGTTCAGCAGATCGCGCTGTGCGAAACGTGTCTTGTACGGCGCGAAGCCGCTGTGTGCAAAGGCGTGCAGGGTCTTGATCAGTGGAGGAATGATGGTGAGCAGCGCTTCGGGTGCGGTCCAGCGCGGGTCGATGTCGGTGAGGCACGCGGGCTGCGTCGTCATGCCGTCGCCGGTGCGCGCCAGCACGTTCAGGCCGATGCCGACCACCACATAGCGCAGGGCGGTGTCGTTCTCGACCGCCATCGTGCCCGGCGCGGCCATGAAGCTCGCAGTTTCGACGAGGATGCCGCCGAACTTGCGGTCGCCCGAGAGCCACAGGTCATTGGGCCACTTGAGGCCCACGCGCGGCAGTCCGCTCGCCTCGCTCGGGATTTCGAGCTGGAGGCTGTCCGCCACGCTCACGCCCACGGCCAGTGACAGGCCCGACCACTCCTTGGGCCTGAGAGGCAGGCCCAGCGACATCATCAGCGAGGCGGGGCCCAGCTCCGCCGCGTGTGCGGTCTCCTGACTCTGCCAGGGACGGCCCAAGCGGCCGCGCCCAGCAGTCTGCTCCTCGGTCACCAGCAGGATGGGGTCGCAGCGGCCCGCACGGGCGCGGCGCATGAGCTCGGTGTTGGTCGAGTCGATGGAGGGCAGAACCTCCACGCTGAAATCGGGCACATCGGTCACCACGGCCTGCCAGATGGCCTCGGAGGGCCAGCGGATCGGAGAACGGTAATGGCCTGCGGTGGTCACTTCTTGCTGCCCTTGGCTTTCTGAGGCTTCTTGTCTTTGTTCTTGTCGGGGCTTTTGGCCGATGACTTGGTTTTGTCCGATGGCTTGTCCGACTTCTTTTCCAGTTTTTTCTCCAGTTTCTTTTCTGGCTTCTTTTCGGATTTAGCTATCTTTTTTGATTCGGATTTGGCTTCAGGCTTGGATTTCTCGGACTTTTTATTTTTCTTGACCGGCTCCATTCCCTTGGGCGCCCAGCCGCGTTTGGGGGCCAGCAGCGTGCCTCGGCAGTCTTCACTGCCACACCAGCAGGGATATTCGGCTTTGAGTTTCGGGGTATAACGCTCCTCGATAATCAGTCCGTAGTCGTAATTGAGCTCTTCGCCCGCATGGATATTGCGCAGGGCCGTGATGAAGATCCGGCCTTCGATTTCATCTGCAAAACAGTTGGGATCGCAGCTGTGGTTGATCCAGCGCGCGGAGTTTCCGCCATGTTTCGCGTCGATGACGCGGTCTTCGTCCACATGGAAATAGAACGTATGGTTGGGCTGCTTGGGGTCGTGCGGATGCCGATCCTGCGCCTCCTGCCAGCCGATGACCTCTCCCACGTATTCGATGAGAACCTCGCCCTCGGCAATGTCCTGCAACGCGAACACACCCTTGCCATGCACGCCGGAGCGTCGTGTCTGGATGCGGCGGCCCGGCGGGATGGTCGGGATATTGGAGGGTGCGTTTCGGGCCATGGCTGAAAACTCTGTTAGTTTGAATATGTACACATGCGTGCGCGTGCGCGCGCATGAAGCCGAATTGTAGAAGCGCCGTAAAGGCCAACCCACACAAATGAATAAAACGCTGGTCATTGCAGAGAAACCGTCGGTTGCACAAGACATCGTGCGTGCCCTCACGCCCGTTGCTGGCAAGTTCGACAAACACGAAGATCATTTCGAGAACGAGCGCTACGTCGTCACCAGCGCGGTCGGTCACCTGGTCGAGATCCAGGCGCCGGAAGAATTCGACGTCAAACGCGGCAAATGGAGCTTTGCGCACCTGCCCGTGATTCCGCCGTACTTCGATCTGAAGCCGGTGGACAAGACCAAGACGCGTCTGAACGCCGTGGTCAAGCAGGCCAAGCGCAAGGACGTCACCGAACTCATCAACGCCTGTGACGCGGGCCGCGAAGGGGAGTTGATCTTCCGCCTGATCGAGCAATACGCGGGCGGCGCCAAGGGCGGCCTCGGCAAGCCCGTCAAGCGCCTGTGGCTGCAGAGCATGACGCCGCAAGCGATCCGCGACGGCTTCAACCAGCTGCGCTCGGACACGCAGATGCAGGGCCTCGCCAGCGCCGCGCGCAGCCGCTCCGAGGCCGACTGGCTGGTCGGCATCAACGGCACGCGTGCGATGACCGCATTCAACTCGCGCGATGGCGGCTTCTTCCTGACCACCGTGGGCCGGGTGCAGACGCCGACGCTGTCGCTGGTCGTCGAGCGCGAGGAAAAGATCCGCAAATTCGTGAGCCGCGATTACTGGGAAGTGCACGCCGGCTTTGCCGCCGAGGCGGGCGACTATCTGGGCAAGTGGTTTGATCCGAAGTGGAAGAAGTCGGAAGACCCGGAAGCCAAGGCCGATCGCCTGTGGAACCACAAGGATGCGGTCACCATTGCCGAGGCTGTGCGCGGCAAGCCCGCCACCGTCACCGAAGAATCCAAGCCCACTACGCAGGCATCGCCGCTGCTGTTCGACCTGACCAGCCTGCAGCGCGAGGCCAACGGAAAGTTCGGCTTCTCCGCCAAGACCACGCTCGCGCTCGCGCAGAGCCTGTATGAACGCCACAAGGCGTTGACCTACCCTCGTACCGATTCGCGCGCGCTGCCCGAAGACTATCTGCCGGTCGCCAAGGAAACCTTCGGCATGCTGGCCACGAGCGGCATGCGCCATCTCGCACCGTTCGCCAAGCAGGCCTTGGACGAGAACTACGTGCGTCCGAGCAAGCGCATCTTCGACAACAGCAAGGTGTCGGATCACTTCGCGATCATCCCGACCACGCAGGCGCCCAGTGGTCTGTCCGAGGCAGAGCAGAAGCTGTACGACCTGGTCGTGCGCCGCTTCATGGCCGTGTTCTTCCCGAGTGCCGAGCACCAGGTCACCACCCGCATCAGCCAGGTCGTGGGTCACCACTTCAAGACCGAAGGCAAGGTGCTGGTCAAGCCCGGGTGGCTGGCGATCTACGGCAAGGAAGCGGCCAACGAGGTCGAAGGCGGCAAGGAAGGCGAGAAGGGCCAGCCGCTGGTGCAAGTCAAACCCGGCGAGACGCCGCGCACCGAACACGCCGACGCCAAGGGCCTCAAGACCAAGCCGCCCGCACGCTACTCGGAAGCCT includes:
- a CDS encoding xanthine dehydrogenase family protein molybdopterin-binding subunit, producing the protein MMSSIFESSAAPAQLSRRALLKAGAATGLVLSVTARGVVHAQEAARKYGADSMPGGTVDDPLVFVQIGVDGTVTIVAHRVEMGTGVRTSLPMVVADEMEADWARVKVVQADGDEARYGNQNVDGSRSVRHFLAPMRRVGAAARQMLEAAAAARWSVPASEVKAVLHQVVHAKSGRKLGFGELADDAAKQPVPTAGQRRLKSQAEFRYIGKDKVRAIDLEDIGRGRAKYGIDPHMPGMVFAVIARPAVLGAKVKSVNSDAALKVPGVLKVVEIPAFSGAPAFQPLGGVAVVASNTWAAMQGRKALAIEWAESEHAVYDSASYRQAMEKAAREPGKVVRNNGDAGAAWSKASERQRVTAEYYIPHHAHATMEPPSATVLIDGDRCDVWACVQDPQNARDGVIKLLGLSRDKVAVHPQLLGGAFGRKSKADFVFEAATIAKAMPGKPVKVVWTREDDIQHDFYHAVSLEHLEAALGSDGMPVSWLHRTVAPTISSLFNAAAQGESASELGMGAVNLPWQILNFRVETGNVPAHTRIGWFRSVYNIPHAFATQCFIAELAHRAGKDHRAYALKLIGPARKLHPQKAFDDGWNYSESPEVYPFDTGRLRDVIEAACKGAQWGRKLPKGRGLGLAFSYSFLTYAATVIELEVNDKGEIRLIAADMALDCGPQITPERIRAQMEGSVVMGMGIAMMSDITFAKGAVQQSNFNDFLIARHNEAPPMVRTHLVNNHLQTPPGGVGEPPLPPVAPAIANAIFAATGKRMRDLPIRKVE
- a CDS encoding GntR family transcriptional regulator, which encodes MDYRTKEEQVADYLRERIISGVYPRGSRLKQAEIAEELKLSITPVREALKLLVAEGYVSGDSYRGARVVPFDPAASAEILNLRLLLEAQLVRGVVQNINAQDLSELHALGEEFAKAFAEGDRAAARGVNYRFHRRMYDIANLPQTLHFVQILWARYPFDVINAAQNRGPDAVDEHNEILEALATGDAAAAMIAMRKHIESGWTVLKSSALATEDQ
- a CDS encoding N-formylglutamate amidohydrolase, whose amino-acid sequence is MTDSSRSNADKKFSAQPGSTPLVLDSPHSGTVYPDDFGAALPLYVLRQAEDTHVEKLYDFAPLMGVAWVEALFPRIYLDANRDTTEIDVDLFDGEWPHDVTEDEVTLQKVRLGKGLIWRFTDDGQAIYERQLTVEEGQRRISECWVPYHAAVSDAIDAAHARHGYSIHINCHSMPSIAASHATLHPGLEHADFVIGDRDGTTASPALSNMVCDFLRSRGHDVEYNHPYKGVELVRRYGKPEEHRHSIQIEINRRIYMDEETLEIVQPGFDKLKQDLRDLVEWLLKTDPRKL
- a CDS encoding SPOR domain-containing protein, which translates into the protein MLRIAVIVLLLANAGYYAWSQGMLRTMGWGPTVQAEPQRLDLQIDPQKMQVTPISSAALAPASEASGTASAASTASDTVSAVVATAPASAPSAPASTASVAAAAPVSTPPPTAPQRTVCLQAGSYDEQQMQTLRIAAQSALPTNSWKFDPTPVPGRWMVYIGKLPDDEAVAKKRAELKNLQIDYDRPGTAFEPGLSLGRFSTDEAAQRALTQLTSKGVRTARVVVERKETNVYTLRLPTADDALRTKAESQLRTALLGKPLKHCGA
- a CDS encoding biotin--[acetyl-CoA-carboxylase] ligase, whose product is MTTAGHYRSPIRWPSEAIWQAVVTDVPDFSVEVLPSIDSTNTELMRRARAGRCDPILLVTEEQTAGRGRLGRPWQSQETAHAAELGPASLMMSLGLPLRPKEWSGLSLAVGVSVADSLQLEIPSEASGLPRVGLKWPNDLWLSGDRKFGGILVETASFMAAPGTMAVENDTALRYVVVGIGLNVLARTGDGMTTQPACLTDIDPRWTAPEALLTIIPPLIKTLHAFAHSGFAPYKTRFAQRDLLNGRQVHLSDGTSGMASGVTDDGTLLINTAAGLQAITSGDISVRPVGQPLPGQSA
- a CDS encoding SET domain-containing protein, which encodes MARNAPSNIPTIPPGRRIQTRRSGVHGKGVFALQDIAEGEVLIEYVGEVIGWQEAQDRHPHDPKQPNHTFYFHVDEDRVIDAKHGGNSARWINHSCDPNCFADEIEGRIFITALRNIHAGEELNYDYGLIIEERYTPKLKAEYPCWCGSEDCRGTLLAPKRGWAPKGMEPVKKNKKSEKSKPEAKSESKKIAKSEKKPEKKLEKKLEKKSDKPSDKTKSSAKSPDKNKDKKPQKAKGSKK
- a CDS encoding DNA topoisomerase III, which translates into the protein MNKTLVIAEKPSVAQDIVRALTPVAGKFDKHEDHFENERYVVTSAVGHLVEIQAPEEFDVKRGKWSFAHLPVIPPYFDLKPVDKTKTRLNAVVKQAKRKDVTELINACDAGREGELIFRLIEQYAGGAKGGLGKPVKRLWLQSMTPQAIRDGFNQLRSDTQMQGLASAARSRSEADWLVGINGTRAMTAFNSRDGGFFLTTVGRVQTPTLSLVVEREEKIRKFVSRDYWEVHAGFAAEAGDYLGKWFDPKWKKSEDPEAKADRLWNHKDAVTIAEAVRGKPATVTEESKPTTQASPLLFDLTSLQREANGKFGFSAKTTLALAQSLYERHKALTYPRTDSRALPEDYLPVAKETFGMLATSGMRHLAPFAKQALDENYVRPSKRIFDNSKVSDHFAIIPTTQAPSGLSEAEQKLYDLVVRRFMAVFFPSAEHQVTTRISQVVGHHFKTEGKVLVKPGWLAIYGKEAANEVEGGKEGEKGQPLVQVKPGETPRTEHADAKGLKTKPPARYSEASLLGAMESAGKQIDDEELRDAMQDKGLGTPATRAAIIEGLITEKYMLREGRELIPTAKAFQLMTLLRGLGVEELSRADLTGEWEYKLSQMEKGQLSREAFMQQIQAMTEKLVKKAKEYDRDTIPGDYATLETPCPNCGGVVKENYRRFACTGKPGEGSEGCGFSFTKSPAGRTFETQEAETLVRERRIGPLEGFRSKAGWPFTAEVAIVRDEENNNFKLEFDFGDDKADEDSGEIIDFSAQESLGKCPVCGAPVYEHGANYVCSKSVPTQEQPTPSCKFKSGKIILQQPVERAQMNKLLETGKTDLLDKFVSMRTRRAFKAFLVWDAAEGKVNFEFEKRDSKFPPRKTAAGSTAAAKKAPAAKKTAAAKKAPAAKKTTTKKAPAAGTLKPSTALAAVIGDGPVSRPEVVKKLWDYIKANNLQDPADKRSVVADAKLLPVFGKDKVSMFEIAGIVGKHVS